Proteins from one Portunus trituberculatus isolate SZX2019 chromosome 38, ASM1759143v1, whole genome shotgun sequence genomic window:
- the LOC123514957 gene encoding uncharacterized protein LOC123514957: MAATRPRGKWRKRVHACILTEIEAIENLREKGKKKSVAKKKKSHKTTKKRPQESSSSEDEDNPEVVLDDSFEYSDEADGEAEDQPYPFVQKEAELGDFILVEEGRNAREKVHYVGKVLSIKDDTSYNVSFLRIKST, encoded by the coding sequence ATGGCTGCAACACGACCTcgagggaaatggaggaagagggtcCATGCATGCATCCTCACAGAAATTGAGGCCATCGAGAACCTCCGAGAGAAGGGCAAAAAGAAGAGTgtggcaaagaaaaagaaaagtcacaAGACCACAAAGAAAAGGCCTCAAGAGTCATCCAGCAGTGAAGATGAGGACAACCCTGAGGTGGTTCTGGATGACTCGTTTGAATATTCTGATGAAGCGGATGGTGAAGCAGAAGACCAGCCCTATCCATTTGTGCAGAAGGAGGCAGAATTAGGGGACTTTATTTTGGTGGAGGAAGGTCGAAATGCTAGGGAAAAGGTGCATTATGTTGGTAAAGTTCTCTCTATTAAGGACGACACCAGCTATAATGTAAGTTTTCTCCGGATCAAGTCTACCTAA